Proteins encoded within one genomic window of Panicum virgatum strain AP13 chromosome 1N, P.virgatum_v5, whole genome shotgun sequence:
- the LOC120653305 gene encoding uncharacterized protein LOC120653305, producing MYLTAQLEPNNPNLGPRRPGPLLQHFSFASSRLFLRRGVFPSTNSSSAVSLTLGAGSPQRFFSRVADRGLPDHQTAGDDPSLVRVVSVRLLALLLLRRRVCTGGLCKRAPRVDQLSQSAVGFSKFYFGKNAQRRLEEVKLRKVVAFLLISSCSSAGGLVQQSSMQGCKMISCDITKLMGMKSNAKKLPATLSGKLQFG from the exons ATGTATTTAACAGCCCAACTAGAGCCCAACAATCCTAACCTGGGGCCCAGGCGGCCAGGCCCGCTTCTGCAGCACTTTTCCTTCGCGTCGTCTCGGCTCTTCCTCCGGCGCGGTGTGTTCCCGTCGACGAACTCCTCGTCCGCCGTTTCCCTTACCCTTGGCGCGGGTTCGCCTCAAAGATTCTTCAGCCGCGTGGCGGATCGAGGTCTCCCCGACCACCAAACCGCCGGCGATGACCCAAGCCTGGTCCGTGTCGTCTCCGTGCGGCTGCTAGCTCTACTATTGCTCCGGCGTCGAGTCTGCACCGGAG GGCTGTGTAAAAGGGCTCCTCGTGTCGACCAGCTTAGCCAATCTGCTGTCGGTTTTTCCAAATTTTACTTTGGAAAGAACGCGCAGAGAAGGTTGGAGGAGGTGAAACTACGGAAGGTTGTGGCGTTCTTGTTGATTAGCAGTTGCAGCAGTGCAGGAGGACTTGTCCAGCAATCAAGTATGCAGGGCTGCAAGATGATCTCTTGTGACATCACCAAGTTGATGGGTATGAAATCAAATGCGAAAAAATTACCTGCTACTCTCTCAGGAAAACTACAATTTGGATGA